Proteins encoded in a region of the Vicia villosa cultivar HV-30 ecotype Madison, WI linkage group LG5, Vvil1.0, whole genome shotgun sequence genome:
- the LOC131606729 gene encoding peroxidase 3-like — MGSHSYFMILIICLVAIVGSSDAQLQLGYYGKSCPKAEEIVLKYVHQHIPNAPSLAAALIRLHFHDCFVKGCDASVLVNTTKTNQAEKDAIPNLTLRGFGFIDTIKSIIEAECPGVVSCADVLALTARDSIHAIGGPYWNVPTGRRDGTISKSADVFISLPAPFHNLTTLLTLFGNVGLDANDLVLLSGAHTIGVSHCPSISNRLYNFTGKGDQDPDLDSEYATNLKKFKCKNINDQTTLIEMDPGSRNTFDLGYFKQVVKRRGLFQSDAALLKSSTTRSIVAQHLQSNEKFFTEFAKSMEKMGRINVKIGNEGEIRKHCAFIN, encoded by the exons ATGGGGAGTCATAGTTACTTTATGATTTTGATAATATGTTTAGTAGCAATAGTTGGATCAAGTGATGCTCAACTACAGTTGGGTTACTATGGTAAAAGCTGCCCAAAAGCTgaagaaattgttttgaaatatgtTCATCAACATATTCCTAATGCACCATCACTAGCAGCTGCACTCATCAGACTACATTTCCATGACTGCTTTGTTAAG GGGTGTGATGCGTCGGTGCTTGTGAACACAACAAAAACCAATCAAGCTGAAAAGGACGCTATTCCAAATCTTACACTTCGAGGCTTTGGTTTCATTGACACTATAAAGAGCATTATTGAAGCTGAATGTCCTGGTGTTGTTTCTTGTGCTGATGTATTGGCTTTGACTGCTAGAGACTCTATTCATGCCATT GGTGGACCTTATTGGAATGTTCCAACTGGTCGAAGGGACGGAACCATCTCTAAATCAGCAGATGTTTTTATCAGCCTTCCTGCTCCATTTCACAACCTCACCACTCTCCTAACACTCTTTGGCAATGTTGGACTTGATGCCAATGACTTAGTCTTGCTTTCTG GCGCTCATACAATCGGTGTTTCTCATTGCCCATCAATTTCAAACAGACTATATAATTTTACCGGCAAGGGTGATCAAGATCCGGATCTTGACAGTGAATATGCTAcaaatttgaaaaaatttaaGTGCAAGAATATCAATGATCAAACCACACTTATTGAAATGGACCCCGGAAGTCGCAATACATTTGATCTTGGTTATTTCAAGCAAGTAGTtaagagaagaggtttgtttcaGTCCGATGCTGCATTGCTTAAAAGTTCTACAACAAGATCAATTGTTGCACAACATCTTCAATCAAATGAAAAATTCTTTACtgaatttgctaagtctatggAGAAAATGGGCAGAATTAATGTTAAGATTGGGAATGAAGGAGAAATTAGGAAGCATTGtgcatttataaattaa